A single genomic interval of Blastocatellia bacterium harbors:
- a CDS encoding glycosyltransferase family 4 protein: protein MRIVHITLHGEIVGGTETYAADLHRLLEREGHEITLLHGLAVTQRLRAITSARVHVPALRPNTGPWPQRAAELRRIVERLDPDVILAHDVEEAAVLRLLDRLRPTIPFIHVHSRYVCPGHGKFYARQQRVCQRPFSPYCLIAPYLHGCATRRPWRLWANVRVTKQWIEAARQLPRLLVASQYMKRELMAVGLPEDRIVTNPIFVQPALVGEERPLPESEFPPTPLPIVLFCGRLYAHKGADLFLRALEFVAPSIHAVLIGEGPEQPRLERLAARVPTRHTVSFLGWLDRPFIFHLYRCAHAVVVPSVWPEPFCRVSAEALWHGAPVIAFRVGALPEWVRDGETGLLVEPGDIRALAAAIECLVTQGELMIALRSRAREFAEVMFASWRHLECLMRAFEDTRREWASARS, encoded by the coding sequence ATGCGCATCGTGCACATCACGCTTCATGGAGAGATCGTCGGCGGCACGGAGACGTACGCTGCCGATCTCCATCGGCTCTTGGAGCGAGAGGGGCACGAGATCACGTTGCTGCATGGCCTGGCCGTCACGCAACGGCTTCGGGCGATCACGTCCGCGCGCGTTCATGTTCCCGCGCTGCGACCGAATACCGGACCATGGCCACAGCGCGCCGCCGAATTGCGCCGGATCGTGGAACGACTCGATCCCGATGTCATCCTCGCGCACGATGTGGAGGAGGCCGCCGTGCTTCGCCTCCTCGATCGACTTCGCCCCACGATTCCCTTCATCCACGTTCACAGTCGCTACGTGTGTCCGGGACATGGGAAGTTCTACGCACGCCAGCAGCGCGTTTGCCAAAGACCCTTCAGCCCGTATTGCCTCATCGCCCCATATCTGCACGGGTGCGCGACGCGCCGACCTTGGCGCCTTTGGGCCAATGTTCGCGTGACGAAGCAGTGGATCGAAGCGGCGCGCCAGTTGCCGCGCCTTCTCGTGGCGAGCCAGTACATGAAGCGCGAGCTTATGGCCGTCGGGCTGCCCGAAGACCGGATCGTCACGAATCCCATTTTCGTGCAGCCTGCGCTCGTGGGGGAAGAGCGTCCGCTTCCGGAATCGGAATTCCCACCGACTCCTCTGCCGATCGTTCTGTTCTGCGGACGTCTGTACGCCCACAAGGGCGCTGACCTCTTCCTCCGCGCATTGGAATTCGTCGCGCCTTCCATCCATGCTGTTCTCATCGGCGAAGGTCCGGAACAACCGCGCTTGGAGCGCTTGGCCGCACGCGTGCCGACGCGGCATACCGTCTCTTTTCTCGGATGGCTCGATCGCCCGTTCATCTTTCACTTGTATCGCTGCGCGCACGCCGTCGTCGTTCCATCGGTCTGGCCCGAGCCCTTTTGTCGCGTCAGCGCTGAAGCGCTGTGGCATGGGGCGCCGGTCATCGCTTTTCGCGTCGGGGCGCTTCCGGAATGGGTGCGCGATGGGGAGACGGGATTGCTCGTCGAACCGGGGGACATTCGTGCGCTGGCGGCAGCCATCGAATGTCTGGTGACCCAAGGCGAGCTGATGATCGCGCTCCGCTCCCGCGCGCGCGAATTCGCCGAGGTGATGTTCGCCTCCTGGCGCCATCTGGAATGCCTGATGCGCGCTTTTGAAGATACGCGGCGGGAGTGGGCGAGCGCTCGCTCGTGA
- a CDS encoding glycosyltransferase family 4 protein, whose translation MIAPVRKRARHNEVNDADKPIRVVHVSPAYFGERSILGGGERYATELARAMARLTPTRLVSFAARADEQESRLEWASLEVRLFRPFWYPRGQRTNPVSLRFLTALADADVIHCHQFHVVATTLAIAYARVTGKRVFVTDLGGGGWDVSYHLDTGRWVNGFLHLSQFSAQRFARYEGKNRIIFAGVDVERFRPLPGRTYETVLYVGRLLPHKGINYLVEAVDATVELRLVGRLWEPQLGATRSAEYLELLRTLARGKCVSFIFNADDERLVREYNAALVTVLPSVYTDVFGTRHATPELFGLTLLEAMACATPVIATTVGALPEIVEDGVTGFLVPPNDARALADRIAWLRRHPEEARRMGERGRARVLERFTWEAVARRCLAIYREALRTG comes from the coding sequence TTGATCGCGCCCGTGCGAAAGCGCGCTCGTCACAATGAGGTGAACGACGCTGACAAACCGATTCGCGTCGTTCACGTCTCGCCGGCGTACTTCGGCGAACGTTCGATCCTCGGCGGAGGAGAGCGCTACGCCACAGAACTCGCGCGCGCGATGGCGCGGTTGACGCCCACGCGACTGGTGAGCTTCGCCGCGCGCGCGGACGAGCAAGAGTCGCGCCTCGAATGGGCTTCGCTGGAGGTGCGGCTCTTCCGCCCCTTCTGGTATCCGCGTGGGCAGCGGACCAATCCCGTCAGCCTTCGATTCCTCACGGCGCTCGCGGATGCGGACGTCATCCATTGCCACCAATTCCACGTCGTCGCGACGACGCTCGCCATCGCCTATGCTCGCGTCACGGGCAAACGCGTCTTCGTCACGGACCTCGGAGGAGGGGGATGGGACGTCTCCTACCACCTCGACACTGGGCGATGGGTGAATGGGTTCCTGCACCTTTCGCAGTTCTCCGCACAGCGGTTCGCGCGCTACGAAGGGAAGAATCGCATCATCTTCGCGGGCGTAGACGTCGAGCGATTTCGTCCCCTGCCTGGGCGCACGTATGAGACGGTGCTTTATGTCGGACGACTGCTTCCGCACAAAGGGATCAATTATCTCGTCGAAGCCGTGGACGCGACGGTCGAGTTGCGGCTCGTCGGACGGTTGTGGGAGCCGCAGCTCGGTGCGACGCGGAGCGCGGAATACTTGGAGCTGCTGCGGACGTTGGCGCGCGGCAAGTGCGTGAGTTTCATCTTCAATGCTGACGATGAGCGCCTCGTTCGCGAGTATAACGCGGCGCTCGTGACGGTTCTCCCCTCGGTGTACACGGACGTCTTCGGGACGCGGCATGCGACTCCGGAGCTTTTCGGGCTGACGCTTCTGGAAGCGATGGCGTGTGCGACGCCCGTGATCGCGACGACGGTGGGCGCGCTTCCGGAGATCGTCGAGGACGGAGTGACGGGATTCCTCGTCCCACCCAATGATGCGCGCGCATTGGCCGATCGGATCGCGTGGCTGCGGCGACATCCCGAAGAAGCGCGCCGCATGGGGGAACGAGGACGCGCGCGCGTCTTGGAACGATTCACATGGGAGGCCGTCGCGCGCCGGTGCCTGGCGATCTATCGAGAGGCGCTCCGCACGGGATGA
- a CDS encoding glycosyltransferase family 4 protein — translation MPRRVLFIALAFPPQNSSGTFRSVKFVKYLGEFGWEPVVVTLDWARVLAPQERDETLLEDLPPDLPIYRLAPFNPVQALGERVRRRLSFTSPLATGTDPVTLSEVPSEDAPRARWYRLLRALYHFSLAPIGDEHFYWAMRALPTCVRIARRHQVEAIFVSASPWTSVMLGVWLKRWLHRPLIVDFRDYWTQWPIKARRPVRDRLDAWAERWILRAADRLVCVHEAMVEDFARLVPETIARSVVIPNGYDAEDFRTLVRVSPEAGAPTTLVHTGMVWGDAATAFLEAIAWLKEQTLTPSSWRVHFVGGLPPSNLRFVRERGLHDVVAIEPRTTHREVLARMVAADVLLLLITSHEGGRKWFPGKLFEYMAAGRPILAVVPSGLASALIAEAGVGVSVEPREGERLRTLLRHATLDPEGFARQFYHPQPAVIRRYERRALTRRLAEILEDVVDRARAKARSSQ, via the coding sequence ATGCCGCGCCGGGTCTTGTTCATCGCTCTGGCGTTCCCACCGCAAAATAGCAGCGGCACATTCCGCTCGGTGAAGTTCGTCAAATATCTCGGCGAGTTCGGGTGGGAGCCCGTCGTCGTCACCCTCGATTGGGCCCGCGTGCTCGCTCCGCAGGAACGAGACGAGACGCTACTTGAAGATCTGCCCCCCGATCTCCCCATCTACCGGCTTGCGCCTTTCAATCCAGTGCAGGCCCTAGGCGAACGGGTGCGGCGAAGGCTCTCGTTCACTTCTCCGCTGGCGACGGGGACCGATCCCGTCACCCTCTCCGAAGTCCCCAGCGAAGATGCGCCGCGCGCGCGGTGGTACCGTCTGCTGCGCGCGCTCTATCACTTCAGCTTAGCGCCCATCGGCGACGAGCATTTCTACTGGGCGATGCGCGCACTGCCCACATGCGTGCGGATCGCGCGGCGACATCAAGTGGAAGCCATCTTCGTCTCCGCGAGCCCGTGGACTTCGGTGATGCTCGGCGTTTGGCTCAAGCGATGGCTCCATCGGCCTCTCATCGTGGATTTCCGCGATTATTGGACGCAGTGGCCGATCAAAGCGCGACGTCCCGTCCGCGATCGCCTCGATGCGTGGGCGGAACGATGGATCTTGCGCGCCGCCGATCGCCTCGTCTGCGTGCACGAGGCCATGGTCGAAGACTTCGCGCGACTCGTTCCGGAGACGATCGCGCGTTCGGTCGTCATCCCGAACGGCTACGATGCGGAGGATTTTCGAACGCTCGTGCGAGTATCCCCTGAGGCCGGCGCTCCGACGACACTCGTGCACACGGGCATGGTGTGGGGAGATGCGGCCACGGCGTTTTTGGAAGCGATCGCCTGGCTCAAGGAGCAAACGTTGACGCCGTCCTCTTGGCGCGTGCATTTCGTGGGAGGATTGCCGCCCTCAAATTTGCGTTTCGTGCGCGAGCGAGGGTTGCACGATGTGGTCGCGATCGAGCCGCGCACGACGCATCGCGAGGTGCTGGCGCGCATGGTCGCCGCCGACGTGCTACTTCTGCTCATCACGAGCCATGAGGGAGGGAGGAAGTGGTTTCCTGGAAAGCTCTTCGAGTACATGGCCGCCGGGCGCCCGATCCTCGCCGTGGTGCCATCGGGATTGGCCTCCGCGTTGATCGCGGAAGCTGGCGTCGGCGTGAGCGTGGAGCCTCGCGAAGGCGAACGACTGCGCACTCTGCTGCGCCACGCGACCCTTGACCCAGAAGGCTTCGCGCGGCAGTTTTATCATCCGCAGCCGGCGGTCATCCGCCGCTACGAGCGGCGCGCCCTAACGCGTCGTTTGGCCGAGATCTTGGAGGACGTCGTTGATCGCGCCCGTGCGAAAGCGCGCTCGTCACAATGA
- a CDS encoding glycosyltransferase has product MRNTADARPIVAEVKPEYLPLTETFIYEYLRALRRVRPVVVAEEVKHLDLFPVKELVRVRTLELTLRERMRDRLLAILLRFENARAYRYHAALRRLHPQLVHAHFGPTGVLVLAAARRLGVPLITSFYGYDLSALARDPAWRARYRHLFAHGALFLVEGPHMRERLIRLGCPPEKIRVRRIAIDLDEFPFRPRVWREGPLRLLQVGRLVEKKGHEYALRAFAHVRSRARESEFYIIGDGPLRPHLERLAGELGIAGAVHWLGPLSRAAYREVAERCHILVQPSVVAANGDDEGGAPTVLLEMQASGMPIVATRHADIPYVVREGESARLVPERDVAALADALLELIENPARWPSMAEAGRTFVAEHHDIRREAPRLEALYWSVIEASRATTRSSNVS; this is encoded by the coding sequence ATGAGGAACACAGCGGATGCGCGGCCTATCGTCGCCGAAGTGAAACCGGAGTATCTGCCGCTGACGGAGACCTTCATCTACGAATACCTGCGCGCGCTGCGTCGTGTGCGCCCGGTCGTCGTGGCCGAGGAGGTGAAGCATCTCGATCTCTTTCCCGTGAAGGAACTCGTTCGCGTGCGAACGTTGGAGCTGACGTTGAGAGAGCGCATGAGGGATCGGCTGCTCGCGATTCTGCTCCGATTCGAGAACGCGCGCGCCTATCGGTATCATGCGGCGCTGCGACGCTTGCATCCGCAGCTTGTGCACGCGCATTTCGGGCCGACAGGGGTTCTCGTGCTCGCGGCCGCGCGACGTCTGGGCGTTCCGCTGATCACCTCCTTCTACGGCTACGACCTCTCGGCTCTCGCACGAGATCCCGCGTGGCGAGCGCGATACCGTCACCTCTTCGCTCACGGCGCGCTCTTTCTCGTCGAAGGCCCGCACATGCGCGAGCGACTCATTCGGCTCGGATGTCCGCCGGAGAAGATCCGCGTGCGACGCATCGCGATTGATCTCGATGAATTCCCCTTTCGTCCGCGCGTGTGGCGCGAGGGACCGCTCCGCTTGCTGCAAGTCGGGCGTCTGGTGGAGAAGAAGGGGCACGAGTATGCGCTGCGCGCGTTCGCGCACGTGCGCTCGCGCGCTCGCGAGAGCGAATTCTACATCATCGGGGATGGACCGCTGCGTCCGCATTTGGAACGACTCGCTGGGGAGTTGGGAATCGCTGGAGCCGTGCATTGGCTGGGCCCTCTCTCGCGCGCGGCGTATCGCGAGGTGGCCGAGCGCTGCCATATCCTCGTGCAGCCGAGCGTCGTCGCCGCCAATGGCGATGATGAGGGAGGAGCCCCCACGGTCCTGCTGGAGATGCAAGCCTCGGGCATGCCCATTGTCGCGACGCGCCACGCGGATATTCCCTATGTCGTTCGCGAGGGGGAGAGCGCTCGACTCGTCCCCGAGCGCGATGTCGCGGCACTCGCCGACGCGCTTCTCGAGCTCATCGAGAATCCCGCGCGGTGGCCCTCGATGGCCGAAGCCGGCCGCACGTTCGTCGCTGAACACCATGACATTCGCCGCGAAGCCCCTCGACTCGAGGCGCTGTATTGGTCGGTGATCGAAGCATCGCGCGCGACGACGCGATCCTCGAACGTCTCTTGA
- a CDS encoding putative sulfate/molybdate transporter, with translation METIATAKSKAFPIRFDRNEWAGAFGDLGTDFPLVVGVTLAAQLDSASVLTMFGLMQILTGWRYRLPMPVQPLKAMAAIVITQKLSGSVLYGAGLAIGVIMLLLSLSGLIEWLTRVIPKSVVRGIQFGLGLQLAMLALREYVPADGFFGYALAIVGFALTLILLGNRRYPVALLLVLMGFAYSLAFKISPSALVQGVGFSAPKFHLPQWSDIWTGVLLLALPQIPLSLGNSILATRQIVEDLFPERRITARQLSLTYALMNVVNPFFGGIPTCHGSGGVAGHYTFGARTGGSVIIEGALYLLLGLFFGRGFDAIVKIFPLPILGVILFFEGVALLRLVGEATSSRSDWMIILLVGLLAVGLPYGYLMGMFVGVVLAILMKRGLVAVEAKRP, from the coding sequence ATGGAGACCATCGCGACGGCGAAATCCAAAGCGTTCCCCATCCGCTTCGACCGCAATGAATGGGCGGGCGCGTTCGGGGACCTGGGCACGGATTTCCCACTGGTCGTTGGCGTCACGCTGGCGGCCCAACTGGATAGCGCGAGCGTGCTCACCATGTTCGGCCTCATGCAAATTCTGACGGGATGGCGATACCGCCTCCCGATGCCGGTGCAGCCGCTCAAGGCGATGGCCGCCATCGTGATCACGCAGAAACTCAGTGGCTCGGTCCTCTACGGAGCCGGATTGGCCATCGGCGTCATTATGCTGCTGCTGTCCCTCTCAGGCCTCATCGAGTGGCTGACGCGAGTCATTCCGAAGAGCGTCGTGCGGGGGATTCAATTCGGACTCGGCCTGCAATTGGCGATGCTCGCTCTGCGGGAGTACGTGCCGGCAGATGGCTTCTTCGGATATGCGCTCGCCATCGTGGGATTCGCCCTCACGCTCATCCTGTTGGGAAATCGGCGATATCCGGTCGCCCTGCTGCTCGTCCTGATGGGCTTCGCCTACAGCCTCGCGTTCAAAATCTCCCCCTCCGCCCTCGTCCAGGGCGTCGGCTTCAGCGCGCCGAAGTTTCACCTTCCCCAATGGTCGGACATCTGGACGGGCGTTCTCCTTCTGGCGTTGCCGCAAATCCCCCTCTCGCTCGGGAACTCGATCCTGGCCACGCGACAGATCGTCGAGGACCTTTTCCCCGAGCGCCGGATCACGGCGCGGCAGCTCAGCCTCACGTATGCGTTGATGAACGTGGTGAATCCCTTCTTCGGGGGCATTCCCACTTGTCACGGCTCCGGAGGAGTCGCCGGACACTACACCTTCGGCGCGCGCACAGGCGGTTCGGTGATCATCGAAGGCGCGCTCTACCTGCTTCTAGGCCTCTTCTTCGGGCGGGGATTTGATGCGATTGTGAAGATCTTTCCGCTGCCGATTCTGGGCGTCATCTTGTTCTTCGAGGGCGTGGCGCTTTTGCGACTGGTGGGCGAGGCCACGTCGTCTCGAAGCGATTGGATGATCATTTTGCTCGTCGGACTCCTGGCGGTCGGACTCCCCTACGGGTATCTCATGGGGATGTTCGTCGGCGTCGTCCTCGCCATCCTGATGAAGCGCGGCCTCGTCGCTGTGGAGGCGAAACGGCCGTAG